CAGTCCTGTTACTAAAATCGATGATACTAATAAACGTTTCATATTTTAATACCTCCCAGGTATTAGGATTTTGATGTCAATAAGTGCAAGGGCCGTGCCAAACATCGATTAAATTGAATAATTTCAATAATGCTGGTTGATTGCGATTTGAACGGGCTTATGTGTCCGATCAGACGGGCGGGGATTTGTATCAAACGAAACATATTTAGTTGTATGAATCCGTACAATTTCCCCTTTATAAAATGGTTAAATTATCATTTTGAAAGAGTTTTAATGGCAGGTTTGAAAAAACGGGTAGAATTATTCACTATTCCGTGATGGGTCGGAGGTTCCAACGCATTGAATCTTAGCAGGCAAATAAGACTGGGTTTTGCGCTTATGCTTCTGCTTATGCTGATGGTGGGCGGGCTCTCTATATACAACGTGTACAAATTAAACGAGACGGCTTCGAATCTGGAGGGCCGTTATGACACATTGTATAAACTTTTTTCCGGTCCGGACAGTAATGTTGAATCCGACCCCGGGTTCGGCAAGGAGATGGTAGAACAGGCGATTGGATTAATCGATGAGCAGCTTACATATAATTATACTTATGTGCTGATCGTAGTCGCGGTGGCCCTTGTATTCGGCGGCATCATTACAATCCTTTTTCCTACAAAAATCACAAGACCTATACTGAATCTCGTAAACGCCACGAAAACCGTCAAGAGGGGAGACTACTCTTACAGGATTAAGGCCGAAGGGGAAACCGATGAAATTTCCACACTTGCGGGCTCGTTTAATGAAATGCTTCAAAACATAGAGGTTACTCACAAAAGCAACGTAGAGCTGATCGAGCAGACAAAGAAATTTAACGAAACGCTCACGGAAAAGGTGGAAGAGGCGACGCGCGAAATCAGGGACCAGCAAAACGAGCTTATAAGAGCCGAAAGGCTGGCGACAATCGGGGAATTCGCGGCAAGGATCGCCCATGAAATTAAGAACCCTCTTTCAGGGATAAGCGTTGCCCTGGAGTTGCTGAAAAGTAAATCGAAAGACGGTGATCAGGAGCAGTCCATATCGGAAGTGTTGAACGAGGTCAAAAGGCTCGACAATATCTTAAAGGACCTGCTTCAGCTTTCGATTCCCAAAGAGATGGATTACAGAAAGGTAGACCCTAACGATATAGTTGAGAGATCGGTTCTATTGGTAAAATCGAGAGCCGACCAAAAGGGAGTCGAAATTAACCTGGAATTGAAATGTGAGGAAGAGTGCAACCTCGACTATGAGAAATGTCAGCAGGTCGTGATGAATTTATTGATTAACGGTATAGATGCCGTTGACTCATGTGGCGGTAAAATTACCGTCGAAACGAATATAGTTGACGAGTCTCTCCATGTAAGGGTTTCCGATACCGGTCAAGGCATTCCCGGAGCGGTGATGAATAAAATATTTGATCCCTTTTATTCGGGCAAGAAGAACGGGACAGGTCTCGGTCTTCCGATTTCAAAGAAGATTGTCG
The genomic region above belongs to Deltaproteobacteria bacterium and contains:
- a CDS encoding ATP-binding protein, giving the protein MNLSRQIRLGFALMLLLMLMVGGLSIYNVYKLNETASNLEGRYDTLYKLFSGPDSNVESDPGFGKEMVEQAIGLIDEQLTYNYTYVLIVVAVALVFGGIITILFPTKITRPILNLVNATKTVKRGDYSYRIKAEGETDEISTLAGSFNEMLQNIEVTHKSNVELIEQTKKFNETLTEKVEEATREIRDQQNELIRAERLATIGEFAARIAHEIKNPLSGISVALELLKSKSKDGDQEQSISEVLNEVKRLDNILKDLLQLSIPKEMDYRKVDPNDIVERSVLLVKSRADQKGVEINLELKCEEECNLDYEKCQQVVMNLLINGIDAVDSCGGKITVETNIVDESLHVRVSDTGQGIPGAVMNKIFDPFYSGKKNGTGLGLPISKKIVESHNGRIEVFSEEGKGTTFTVIIPKKFKDNSEITA